A window of Candidatus Bathyarchaeota archaeon contains these coding sequences:
- a CDS encoding TIGR00266 family protein, giving the protein MKFEIKYKPSYSMLVANLEQGETITAESGAMTYMTPNIEVHTRKREKSLLGSLGLSIIGGQSFWVNDYTAQNGQGEAAFVAAPVGDIKQLDIAPGSGYVIQKSAYIASTQGIDLDVKWEGFTKGLFGQGLFMIKATGSGQMFINTFGAIDTHRLEAGQTLIVDNFHLVGFSQSCSYKVTRFGGLKETLLSGEGLVTQITGPGEVHIQTKNLQEFADWLWTLLGPKVRSERSR; this is encoded by the coding sequence ATGAAATTCGAAATCAAATACAAACCCTCATACTCTATGCTCGTCGCAAACCTCGAGCAGGGAGAAACCATAACTGCAGAATCAGGCGCCATGACTTACATGACCCCCAACATCGAAGTCCACACAAGAAAACGCGAAAAAAGCCTGCTTGGCAGCTTAGGCTTAAGCATCATCGGTGGGCAATCCTTCTGGGTTAACGACTACACCGCCCAAAACGGACAGGGTGAAGCCGCGTTTGTCGCAGCTCCAGTTGGCGACATAAAACAACTTGACATCGCACCAGGTAGCGGATATGTCATCCAGAAATCCGCATACATCGCCTCCACACAAGGCATCGACTTAGACGTTAAATGGGAAGGCTTCACTAAAGGACTCTTTGGGCAAGGCTTATTCATGATTAAAGCTACAGGCAGCGGGCAAATGTTCATCAACACTTTCGGCGCCATTGACACTCACAGGCTTGAGGCTGGTCAAACCCTAATCGTAGACAACTTTCATCTCGTCGGCTTCAGCCAATCCTGCAGCTACAAAGTCACACGATTTGGCGGCTTAAAAGAAACCCTGCTAAGCGGCGAGGGCTTAGTCACCCAAATCACAGGCCCCGGTGAAGTACACATTCAAACCAAGAACCTTCAAGAATTCGCTGACTGGCTGTGGACGCTGCTTGGACCTAAAGTGCGAAGTGAACGCAGTAGATAG
- a CDS encoding NERD domain-containing protein — protein sequence MRKIKASSSYLKNQTRRNLAKASFCFLIIFAGLTAVAFRVLSTLQVGLLEQAGLILLVVPLIGFYFYLRKYRIYSGGLQGEKQVVKLLGSTLSDDYYLINDLYLKDGAGDIDHVVLAPSGVFVLETKNWTGIINCVGNQWQRAGKRNFNASPSRQVKRNVAKIKQILDNAPHLRSLGVWVEGIVVITNKHATLQLNNPTVPVLKLLQLPNYLTNHGSQRRFSREQLEAIGREIAKQKA from the coding sequence ATGCGCAAAATAAAAGCCTCAAGTAGTTACCTCAAGAACCAAACCAGAAGAAACCTCGCCAAAGCCTCATTCTGTTTTCTGATCATTTTTGCTGGTTTAACTGCAGTAGCTTTTAGGGTGCTTTCTACGTTGCAGGTTGGTCTGTTGGAGCAGGCGGGGCTGATTCTTCTGGTTGTGCCTCTGATTGGGTTTTACTTTTATTTGCGCAAATACCGCATCTACAGTGGTGGCTTGCAAGGCGAAAAACAAGTCGTCAAACTCCTTGGTAGTACATTAAGCGACGACTATTATCTCATAAACGACCTCTACCTCAAAGACGGCGCAGGGGACATAGACCACGTTGTCTTAGCGCCAAGCGGTGTTTTTGTTTTGGAAACTAAAAATTGGACTGGAATCATAAACTGCGTAGGCAACCAATGGCAGAGAGCAGGCAAACGCAACTTCAACGCCAGTCCAAGCCGCCAAGTCAAACGGAATGTCGCCAAAATAAAACAAATCCTCGACAACGCACCGCATCTGCGTTCTTTGGGTGTTTGGGTTGAAGGCATAGTGGTAATAACCAACAAACACGCTACGCTCCAACTAAACAACCCCACAGTACCCGTGCTCAAACTCCTGCAGCTGCCAAACTACCTAACAAACCACGGAAGCCAACGCAGATTCAGCCGTGAACAACTTGAAGCTATAGGCAGAGAAATCGCTAAACAGAAAGCTTAG